A DNA window from Solanum lycopersicum chromosome 3, SLM_r2.1 contains the following coding sequences:
- the LOC101259711 gene encoding probable membrane-associated kinase regulator 2, with amino-acid sequence MDTFNILKFWRNSGADTSSCRDIVSEIDELDYLRNPAIETDEETDDDTDSFFDLVFTGPDGRPKLDNNNSKSVSVNTPESPRDVFFKPKASISKPQSPISILRSAPKFRVFFLGLRKTKLEKVGIDDSSPASPKIQTQSKRFSVKCNVEEVRAPVNPVFTRDNSLRSKLQSEKEEELSVDESLKKFVRADVPKYLKLMKPLYARASKRYTDKIRVSPLSSPSAQSMSSPRKSSEEKRVATFGSVRKHLGKSRSAASTFAGASPSPLNRRDDSLVQEQNDGIQGAILHCKRCYSSVAKSSVDLNRWSI; translated from the coding sequence ATGGACACTTTTAACATACTCAAATTCTGGCGTAACTCCGGCGCAGATACTTCTTCTTGCCGGGATATTGTCTCTGAAATTGATGAATTGGACTACCTACGTAATCCAGCCATTGAAACTGATGAAGAAACTGATGACGATACCGATTCCTTCTTTGATTTGGTATTTACTGGCCCTGATGGACGCCCAAAATTAGACAACAACAACTCCAAATCTGTTTCTGTGAACACACCGGAATCCCCGAGAGATGTGTTTTTCAAACCAAAAGCTTCTATCTCGAAGCCTCAATCTCCGATTTCAATACTCAGATCTGCTCCTAAATTCCGGGTATTCTTTTTGGGCTTAAGGAAAACAAAGCTGGAGAAGGTAGGCATTGACGATTCTTCTCCGGCCAGTCCGAAAATTCAAACGCAGAGCAAGCGTTTTTCGGTGAAATGCAATGTGGAAGAGGTTCGTGCTCCGGTGAACCCTGTATTTACCAGAGACAACAGTTTAAGAAGCAAACTGCAGAGCGAGAAAGAGGAGGAGCTTTCCGTTGACGAATCGTTGAAGAAATTCGTAAGAGCCGATGTGCCTAAGTACTTAAAATTGATGAAGCCGCTGTACGCCAGAGCTTCAAAAAGGTACACAGACAAAATCAGGGTTTCACCATTGTCATCTCCATCGGCTCAATCAATGTCCTCACCGAGGAAATCATCAGAGGAGAAACGAGTTGCTACATTCGGATCCGTTCGCAAGCACCTAGGAAAAAGCCGATCGGCGGCATCCACCTTTGCCGGAGCTTCACCTTCTCCGTTAAATCGCCGTGATGATTCACTTGTACAAGAGCAAAATGACGGTATCCAAGGCGCTATATTACATTGCAAGAGATGTTACAGCTCAGTAGCAAAAAGTAGCGTAGATCTGAACCGATGGAGCATATGA
- the LOC101258132 gene encoding membrane-associated kinase regulator 5-like isoform X1, with the protein MESLNFLKFWRTTAAVRDIDSDFDSVQKFTGTVDYKGNTVSTESTHEEIDKDEDSFFDLVLTGINGYPKDNNIPSNSVSEKSCPVKQGKGKSDSPESPNSVLRSSPKFAVCFLGFRKSKPERVIIDDSSTVSPKNQTQKCKVEERESSINDSSKQFTRADMGKYLNLMKPLYSRASKRFTDKNQLSSSSSSVQSLSSPRISSEEKNGNRVAVLEAVRKRLGKSRSTASSFAGASIPPMNRRDDSLLEQNDGIQSAILHCKRSYSSARKDGSVLLSKKSNEDASCEEQNRWSI; encoded by the exons ATGGAATCATTGAACTTTCTCAAATTCTGGCGTACTACTGCCGCTGTTAGAGATATTGACTCTGATTTTGATTCTGTTCAAAAATTCACCGGTACGGTGGATTATAAAGGAAATACGGTATCAACCGAGAGTACTCATGAAGAAATTGACAAGGATGAGGATTCGTTTTTCGATTTGGTACTTACAGGGATTAATGGATACCCAAAAGATAATAATATCCCATCCAACTCTGTTTCGGAAAAGAGTTGTCCGGTAAAGCAGGGGAAGGGAAAGTCGGACTCGCCGGAGTCTCCGAATTCGGTACTCCGATCATCTCCCAAGTTCGCCGTATGTTTTTTGGGGTTCAGGAAATCAAAGCCGGAGAGAGTGATCATTGACGATTCTTCTACGGTGAGTCCGAAGAATCAAACCCAGAAATGCAAGGTGGAAGAAAGGGAATCTTCAATTAACGATTCGTCGAAGCAATTTACAAGAGCTGATATGGGTAAgtatttgaatttgatgaagCCTCTCTACTCAAGAGCTTCGAAAAGGTTCACCGACAAAAATCAattatcatcatcttcttcttcagtgCAATCGTTGAGCTCACCAAGAATTTCATCAGAAGAGAAAAACGGAAACAGAGTCGCTGTACTCGAGGCCGTCCGTAAACGTCTAGGAAAAAGCCGGTCGACAGCTTCTTCCTTCGCCGGAGCTTCAATCCCGCCGATGAATCGCCGAGACGATTCACTGCTGGAGCAAAATGACGGTATCCAAAGTGCTATTCTACATTGCAAGAGATCATACAGCTCAGCCCGAAAAG ACGGTTCAGtgttattatcaaaaaaatcaaatgaagatGCTTCTTGTGAAGAGCAGAATCGGTGGAgtatttga
- the LOC101258132 gene encoding membrane-associated kinase regulator 5-like isoform X2, with protein sequence MESLNFLKFWRTTAAVRDIDSDFDSVQKFTGTVDYKGNTVSTESTHEEIDKDEDSFFDLVLTGINGYPKDNNIPSNSVSEKSCPVKQGKGKSDSPESPNSVLRSSPKFAVCFLGFRKSKPERVIIDDSSTVSPKNQTQKCKVEERESSINDSSKQFTRADMVQSLSSPRISSEEKNGNRVAVLEAVRKRLGKSRSTASSFAGASIPPMNRRDDSLLEQNDGIQSAILHCKRSYSSARKDGSVLLSKKSNEDASCEEQNRWSI encoded by the exons ATGGAATCATTGAACTTTCTCAAATTCTGGCGTACTACTGCCGCTGTTAGAGATATTGACTCTGATTTTGATTCTGTTCAAAAATTCACCGGTACGGTGGATTATAAAGGAAATACGGTATCAACCGAGAGTACTCATGAAGAAATTGACAAGGATGAGGATTCGTTTTTCGATTTGGTACTTACAGGGATTAATGGATACCCAAAAGATAATAATATCCCATCCAACTCTGTTTCGGAAAAGAGTTGTCCGGTAAAGCAGGGGAAGGGAAAGTCGGACTCGCCGGAGTCTCCGAATTCGGTACTCCGATCATCTCCCAAGTTCGCCGTATGTTTTTTGGGGTTCAGGAAATCAAAGCCGGAGAGAGTGATCATTGACGATTCTTCTACGGTGAGTCCGAAGAATCAAACCCAGAAATGCAAGGTGGAAGAAAGGGAATCTTCAATTAACGATTCGTCGAAGCAATTTACAAGAGCTGATATGG tgCAATCGTTGAGCTCACCAAGAATTTCATCAGAAGAGAAAAACGGAAACAGAGTCGCTGTACTCGAGGCCGTCCGTAAACGTCTAGGAAAAAGCCGGTCGACAGCTTCTTCCTTCGCCGGAGCTTCAATCCCGCCGATGAATCGCCGAGACGATTCACTGCTGGAGCAAAATGACGGTATCCAAAGTGCTATTCTACATTGCAAGAGATCATACAGCTCAGCCCGAAAAG ACGGTTCAGtgttattatcaaaaaaatcaaatgaagatGCTTCTTGTGAAGAGCAGAATCGGTGGAgtatttga
- the LOC104646106 gene encoding probable membrane-associated kinase regulator 2, which translates to MKTFKLLKCWPNADPNTSTVADTDNVPYFDSVKNLIYGIDYVTNPDEDSFFDLVFTGPDGRPKVVCNSKSVKQRKIGEFDSPIDSQSKSPSPVSVLGSGIVFLFRFRKSNSDKAGIDEPKQLNKTSLHRGSSLRSKLEREREEEFSVDESAPLPSKQFARAKFLKLVKRGNSKMCTDKIRLSDQVSTPFISSSRKQLDEKQGNRVAAFGAVCKHVMKSRSTTSSFAGVSSSLPPMNRRDDSLLEQNDGIQGAILHCKRSYSTASKDCSIILPRCTTEDVARTSCYEEESRWSI; encoded by the exons ATGAAAACCTTTAAGTTACTCAAATGTTGGCCCAACGCCGACCCCAACACGTCTACTGTTGCTGATACTGATAATGTTCCTTATTTTGATTCTGTTAAGAATTTAATATATGGAATCGATTATGTAACTAACCCCGATGAAGATTCCTTCTTCGATTTGGTGTTCACAGGGCCTGATGGGCGCCCTAAAGTAGTCTGTAACTCTAAATCCGTGAAGCAGAGGAAGATCGGTGAATTTGATTCTCCAATTGACTCACAATCCAAATCTCCTTCTCCGGTTAGCGTGCTCGGGTCTGGTATTGTCTTTTTGTTCAGATTCAGGAAATCGAATTCAGATAAAGCGGGAATAGATGAACCGAAGCAGTTAAACAAGACAAGTTTGCACAGAGGAAGCAGTTTAAGAAGCAAActggagagagagagggaggaggAATTTTCAGTTGACGAATCCGCGCCATTGCCATCTAAGCAATTTGCAAGAGCCAAGTTTTTGAAATTGGTGAAGCGTGGGAATTCCAAAATGTGCACGGACAAAATTAGATTATCAGATCAAGTTTCAACTCCATTCATTAGCTCATCGAGAAAGCAATTGGATGAAAAACAGGGGAACCGAGTCGCTGCATTTGGAGCTGTGTGTAAGCACGTTATGAAGAGCCGATCGACGACTTCCTCCTTTGCCGGAGTTTCATCGTCACTGCCGCCGATGAATCGCAGAGATGATTCACTACTGGAGCAAAATGACGGAATACAAGGTGCTATTCTTCACTGCAAGAGATCCTATAGCACTGCATCAAAAG ACTGCTCGATTATATTACCAAGATGTACAACTGAAGATGTAGCACGCACCTCTTGTTATGAAGAAGAGAGCAGATGGAGCATTTGA
- the LOC101258440 gene encoding alpha-farnesene synthase-like: MACRCILSVIPTMQTQKIHTLSIKNQIQPETTISSYKPNIWKYDDLLSLTTQYSKRKYQIEAEKLKEEVISCTFSKSDTPVVLLELVDEIDKFGLTDYFDVETKAALEKTITYMKCSNTKDNKDIYATALCFRLLRQHGYYASQDMLKELFDRKKMSDTKTLLELLEGSYLGMDGENLLNDIRLLTTNNLMNTSFNKENLSNYFPLAWRVRWYDVRGHITMFTQQGNNNNNTNQVLLNLAKLNFNIIQATHLKDLKDVIRWWRDLDIVEDLFFTRDRIVECFYFAGGIGSKPQQGSIRKWVTKVFQLVLIIDDVFDIYGSLADAQQFTHAINKWDPNEVKCLPECIQICFRALYDTVEEIYAEIDDQQKGCQHSAFPSLKQGWLNFCKAMLLEAKWYNEGHIPTLEEYLNNGWISSTVPLLSDYVIYGLTNNKITNESLDSSNNFQEIIYHTSVIFRLCNDQGTSAAELERGDVASSIICYMQQENVSEDVAREHIESIILDSWKKINYHFNTLSMSHREIAKHVINIARMGHVMYQFGDGFGVQDGKTRDQILINLMEPIT, translated from the exons ATGGCTTGCAGATGCATATTATCCGTTATTCCAACCATGCaaacacaaaaaattcatactcttagtattaaaaatcaaattcagCCTGAAACCACAATTTCTTCATATAAACCAAACATTTGGAAATATGATGATCTACTTTCTCTTACAACTCAATATTCT AAAAGGAAGTACCAAATTGAAGCTGAGAAGCTAAAAGAGGAAGTAATAAGTTGCACGTTTTCAAAGAGTGATACTCCAGTGGTCCTGCTTGAACTTGTTGATGAAATTGACAAATTTGGCCTCACTGATTACTTCGACGTTGAAACAAAAGCAGCTTTGGAAAAAACAATTACGTACATGAAATGTAGTAACACAAAGGACAATAAGGACATATATGCTACTGCATTATGCTTCAGACTCCTAAGGCAACATGGCTACTATGCTTCACAAG ATATGTTAAAGGAGTTGTTTGATAGGAAGAAAATGTCAGATACAAAAACATTATTGGAGCTATTGGAAGGGTCATATTTGGGCATGGATGGTGAAAATTTACTAAATGACATAAGATTACTCACAACTAATAACCTCATGAATACTAGTTTTAATAAGGAAAATTTGAGCAATTATTTCCCATTAGCATGGAGAGTGAGATGGTATGATGTTAGAGGACACATAACAATGTTTACTCAACAaggcaacaacaacaacaacacaaatCAAGTACTACTCAATTTGGCTAAACTTAACTTCAATATAATTCAAGCCACACACCTAAAAGATCTAAAAGATGTTATAAG ATGGTGGAGGGATCTGGACATAGTTGAAGATTTGTTTTTTACGAGGGACAGGATAGTAGAATGCTTTTATTTTGCTGGAGGAATTGGGTCTAAGCCTCAACAAGGAAGCATTAGAAAATGGGTTACTAAAGTGTTTCAATTGGTATTAATAATAGATGatgtttttgatatttatgGTTCATTAGCTGATGCACAACAATTTACTCATGCCATAAACAA gtgggatccaaatgaagtaaaatgtcTGCCAGAGTGTATACAAATTTGTTTTAGAGCATTGTATGATACAGTAGAAGAGATATATGCTGAGATTGATGACCAACAAAAAGGATGTCAACATTCAGCATTTCCTTCTCTCAAACAAGGC TGGCTCAACTTTTGTAAAGCCATGCTTTTGGAAGCAAAGTGGTACAATGAAGGCCATATACCAACACTTGAAGAGTATCTTAACAATGGGTGGATTTCATCCACTGTTCCATTACTTTCTGATTATGTGATTTATGGTctcacaaataataaaataacaaatgaatCGCTTGATTCAAGCAATAATTTCCAAGAAATTATTTACCATACTTCAGTTATATTTCGACTTTGCAATGACCAAGGTACCTCAGCG GCGGAGCTAGAGAGAGGTGATGTTGCTTCATCAATTATATGTTACATGCAACAAGAAAATGTCTCGGAGGATGTAGCTCGAGAGCATATCGAAAGCATAATTTTGGATTCGTGGAAGAAGATCAATtatcattttaatacactttCTATGTCACATCGAGAAATCGCTAAGCATGTAATAAATATAGCGCGAATGGGACATGTTATGTATCAATTTGGAGATGGATTTGGGGTTCAAGATGGCAAGACTCGAGACCAAATCCTAATCAACTTGATGGAGCCTATTACATAA